One genomic window of Arachis hypogaea cultivar Tifrunner chromosome 8, arahy.Tifrunner.gnm2.J5K5, whole genome shotgun sequence includes the following:
- the LOC112706757 gene encoding protein NRT1/ PTR FAMILY 2.6 — MESTHSSLREEEARKNNTSGSKPGGWPSFPFIIATVAGITLASSGIWANLIVYLIQEFNIKSISATQISNVVNGTTNLVPFVAAIIADCFFGSFTLVLVSSCVSLLGTIVFALTASIKSLRPKQCINNGSNICEAASVMQYGVLYVGIALVAIGFGGTRFTTAALGANQFHDNTHHQTIFFNWFFFTWYVVSVAGFTGLVYIQDNVSWGVGFWICVVSNMIGVMVFLMGYRYYLPQTPRGRSAFVDLARVPVASIRKWKSQLSSSTQDYYNGAHHHDATLPAVSAIPAKRFRFFNRAALLTEGDSIEKSWRLCTVQQVEDFKKVIGILPLLTSSIFLAIPIGMEANLSLLQALVMEAHLGPHFKFPAGSLGVILLISTSIFLSLLDRVLWPFYQKITGKTPTPLQRIGVGHVFNILGMVVSAIVESKRLKMFHDANKSMSILWLFPQLVLVGVGEAFHFPGQVAFYYQQLPQSLSSTSTAMISLIIGIAFYLITALTHEVRRSTHWLPDNIDYGRVDNVYWMLVLFSGINFVYYLICATFYKYTKI; from the exons ATGGAGAGCACACACTCATCCCTGAGAGAAGAAGAAGCTCGGAAGAACAATACTAGTGGGAGCAAGCCAGGTGGTTGGCCAAGCTTCCCCTTCATCATTG CCACAGTAGCTGGAATAACACTTGCAAGCTCAGGGATTTGGGCAAACTTGATCGTATATCTGATACAAGAGTTCAATATAAAGAGCATCAGTGCTACTCAGATTTCAAATGTGGTTAATGGAACCACTAATCTAGTCCCATTTGTTGCTGCTATCATTGCTGACTGTTTCTTTGGCTCTTTCACTCTTGTCTTGGTTTCCTCTTGTGTCTCTTTGCTG GGCACAATTGTATTTGCGTTGACTGCAAGCATAAAATCATTAAGGCCTAAACAGTGCATTAACAATGGATCAAACATATGCGAAGCAGCTTCTGTGATGCAATATGGAGTGTTATACGTTGGAATAGCGCTAGTAGCAATTGGTTTCGGTGGAACTCGCTTTACAACAGCAGCACTTGGAGCAAACCAGTTCCATGATAACACTCACCATCAAACCATCTTCTTCAACTGGTTCTTCTTCACTTGGTACGTTGTTTCAGTTGCAGGCTTCACCGGATTGGTTTACATTCAAGATAATGTGAGTTGGGGTGTGGGGTTCTGGATATGTGTGGTGTCAAACATGATTGGTGTCATGGTTTTCTTGATGGGGTACCGCTATTATCTCCCTCAAACTCCAAGGGGAAGAAGCGCCTTTGTGGATCTTGCAAGAGTTCCTGTTGCTTCTATTCGAAAGTGGAAATCTCAGCTTTCATCATCAACACAGGACTACTACAATGGTGCTCATCATCATGATGCTACGCTTCCAGCAGTCTCCGCAATACCAGCAAAAAGATTCAG GTTTTTCAATCGTGCGGCTCTGCTTACTGAGGGAGACTCAATTGAGAAATCATGGAGGCTATGCACTGTTCAACAAGTGGAAGATTTTAAGAAAGTGATTGGAATTTTGCCACTCTTGACTTCAAGTATATTCCTAGCAATTCCAATAGGAATGGAAGCTAACCTATCGCTTCTTCAAGCATTGGTAATGGAAGCTCACTTAGGACCCCATTTCAAATTCCCAGCAGGCTCCCTTGGTGTCATACTCCTAATCTCCACATCTATTTTCCTCTCTCTTCTTGATAGGGTCCTATGGCCATTCTATCAAAAAATAACTGGAAAAACACCCACACCACTCCAACGAATAGGAGTAGGACACGTGTTCAATATCCTGGGTATGGTTGTTTCAGCAATTGTTGAATCCAAGAGGCTTAAGATGTTCCATGATGCAAACAAGTCTATGTCTATACTTTGGTTGTTCCCACAATTGGTGTTGGTTGGTGTCGGAGAAGCTTTTCATTTTCCGGGGCAAGTTGCATTCTATTACCAACAACTCCCACAATCACTGAGTAGCACATCAACGGCCATGATTTCTTTGATCATAGGGATAGCATTTTATCTAATCACTGCGTTGACTCATGAAGTTCGTAGAAGTACTCACTGGTTGCCTGATAACATTGATTATGGGAGAGTTGATAATGTGTATTGGATGTTAGTCCTCTTTAGTGGCATCAACTTTGTGTATTACCTCATATGTGCTACTTTCTACAAGTATACCAAAATTTAG
- the LOC112706758 gene encoding uncharacterized protein isoform X1 yields the protein MENFDNVRVNTRVRRGFTDIYRREVGLSHPSGFARRFSASEVFTRILFPLFHALVQNLNLYGKLNGHEGCVNAVEFNSTGDLLVSGSDDRQVVVWNWASKTKLFAYPSGHSDNIFQTKIMPFTNDSRIVTSAGDGQIRLGVLREDGRADTTLLGKHRGNVYKLALEPGSPHIFYSCGEDGLVQHFDLRNSSATKFLCCSSSMGSNKDSTSKIGLNSIVIDSRNPYYFAVAGSDQYARVYDIRKCQGDAARNSDLPVNTFCPNHLIESDTVHITALAYSSFSELLVSYNDELIYLFEKNAGWGSSPSASSEDLKNIQQAQVYSGHRNQQTVKGVSFFGPSDEYVLSGSDCGHMFIWKKKDAKLVRLMVGDQHVVNQLEPHPHLPILATCGIENDVKIWAPLASDLPPIPVNAKEIIEANRKGREDQTRGTLPPAVIMHALRLQRRQTLAYIERRYNRDDIMSDDEDSEDYILGLSDDVSSEEDSTANSRDCNIS from the exons ATGGAGAACTTCGACAACGTTAGGGTCAATACAAGGGTTCGACGAGGATTCACTGATATTTATAGGAGAGAGGTTGGGTTGTCTCACCCTAGCGGCTTTGCTCGACGCTTTTCTGCTTCAGAGGTTTTCACTCGAATTCTCTTTCCATTGTTTCAC GCTCTTGTGCAGAACCTGAATTTGTATGGCAAGTTAAATGGTCATGAAGGTTGTGTGAATGCAGTGGAGTTCAACTCTACTGGCGACCTTCTTGTCTCAGGTTCTGATGACAGGCAAGTTGTGGTTTGGAATTGGGCATCCAAAACTAAATTGTTTGCATACCCTTCTGGTCACTCAGACAACATATTCCAGACAAAGATAATGCCATTCACCAATGACAGCCGAATAGTTACTTCTGCTGGTGATGGCCAG ATAAGGCTTGGTGTTCTTCGGGAGGATGGTCGAGCTGACACTACATTGTTGGGGAAGCACCGTGGAAATGTCTACAAGCTTGCTCTGGAGCCAGGAAGTCCACACATATTCTACAGTTGTGGTGAAGATGGTTTAGTTCAACAT TTTGATTTGCGAAATAGTTCTGCTACAAAATTTCTCTGTTGTTCCTCATCTATGGGGAGCAATAAAGATTCCACAAGCAAGATAGGTTTGAATTCCATTGTGATTGACTCTAGAAATCCATATTACTTTGCTGTTGCGGGATCTGATCAATATGCACGTGTTTATGACATAAGAAAATGTCAGGGGGATGCAGCAAGAAATTCAGATCTACCTGTTAACACATTTTGCCCAAATCACTTAATTGAGTCAGATACTGTGCACATCACAGCATTGGCTTATTCAAGCTTTAGCGAGCTCCTTGTTTCTTATAATGATGAGCTGATTTATCTGTTTGAAAAGAATGCCGGCTGGGGTTCTTCACCTTCTGCTTCATCTGAGGACTTGAAGAATATTCAACAGGCACAAGTTTACTCGGGCCATAGAAATCAACAGACAGTTAAAGGAGTGAGTTTTTTTGGCCCCAGTGATGAATATGTGTTGAGTGGCTCAGATTGTGGCCATATGTTCATCTGGAAAAAGAAGGATGCTAAGCTGGTGCGATTAATGGTCGGTGACCAGCATGTTGTAAATCAACTTGAACCTCATCCACATTTACCTATTCTGGCAACTTGTGGTATAGAAAACGATGTGAAAATCTGGGCTCCCCTAGCAAGTGACCTTCCACCAATTCCTGTGAACGCGAAAGAG ATAATTGAGGCAAACCGGAAGGGCAGAGAAGACCAGACACGGGGAACCCTTCCTCCTGCTGTTATTATGCATGCTCTTCGCCTGCAGAGGCGGCAGACATTGGCCTACATTGAAAGAAGATATAACAGAGATGACATTATGAGTGATGATGAAGATTCAGAGGACTACATTCTAGGATTATCAGATGATGTCTCTTCTGAAGAAGATTCTACTGCAAATTCAAGAGATTGCAACATTAGCTAA
- the LOC112706758 gene encoding uncharacterized protein isoform X2, translating to MENFDNVRVNTRVRRGFTDIYRREVGLSHPSGFARRFSASEALVQNLNLYGKLNGHEGCVNAVEFNSTGDLLVSGSDDRQVVVWNWASKTKLFAYPSGHSDNIFQTKIMPFTNDSRIVTSAGDGQIRLGVLREDGRADTTLLGKHRGNVYKLALEPGSPHIFYSCGEDGLVQHFDLRNSSATKFLCCSSSMGSNKDSTSKIGLNSIVIDSRNPYYFAVAGSDQYARVYDIRKCQGDAARNSDLPVNTFCPNHLIESDTVHITALAYSSFSELLVSYNDELIYLFEKNAGWGSSPSASSEDLKNIQQAQVYSGHRNQQTVKGVSFFGPSDEYVLSGSDCGHMFIWKKKDAKLVRLMVGDQHVVNQLEPHPHLPILATCGIENDVKIWAPLASDLPPIPVNAKEIIEANRKGREDQTRGTLPPAVIMHALRLQRRQTLAYIERRYNRDDIMSDDEDSEDYILGLSDDVSSEEDSTANSRDCNIS from the exons ATGGAGAACTTCGACAACGTTAGGGTCAATACAAGGGTTCGACGAGGATTCACTGATATTTATAGGAGAGAGGTTGGGTTGTCTCACCCTAGCGGCTTTGCTCGACGCTTTTCTGCTTCAGAG GCTCTTGTGCAGAACCTGAATTTGTATGGCAAGTTAAATGGTCATGAAGGTTGTGTGAATGCAGTGGAGTTCAACTCTACTGGCGACCTTCTTGTCTCAGGTTCTGATGACAGGCAAGTTGTGGTTTGGAATTGGGCATCCAAAACTAAATTGTTTGCATACCCTTCTGGTCACTCAGACAACATATTCCAGACAAAGATAATGCCATTCACCAATGACAGCCGAATAGTTACTTCTGCTGGTGATGGCCAG ATAAGGCTTGGTGTTCTTCGGGAGGATGGTCGAGCTGACACTACATTGTTGGGGAAGCACCGTGGAAATGTCTACAAGCTTGCTCTGGAGCCAGGAAGTCCACACATATTCTACAGTTGTGGTGAAGATGGTTTAGTTCAACAT TTTGATTTGCGAAATAGTTCTGCTACAAAATTTCTCTGTTGTTCCTCATCTATGGGGAGCAATAAAGATTCCACAAGCAAGATAGGTTTGAATTCCATTGTGATTGACTCTAGAAATCCATATTACTTTGCTGTTGCGGGATCTGATCAATATGCACGTGTTTATGACATAAGAAAATGTCAGGGGGATGCAGCAAGAAATTCAGATCTACCTGTTAACACATTTTGCCCAAATCACTTAATTGAGTCAGATACTGTGCACATCACAGCATTGGCTTATTCAAGCTTTAGCGAGCTCCTTGTTTCTTATAATGATGAGCTGATTTATCTGTTTGAAAAGAATGCCGGCTGGGGTTCTTCACCTTCTGCTTCATCTGAGGACTTGAAGAATATTCAACAGGCACAAGTTTACTCGGGCCATAGAAATCAACAGACAGTTAAAGGAGTGAGTTTTTTTGGCCCCAGTGATGAATATGTGTTGAGTGGCTCAGATTGTGGCCATATGTTCATCTGGAAAAAGAAGGATGCTAAGCTGGTGCGATTAATGGTCGGTGACCAGCATGTTGTAAATCAACTTGAACCTCATCCACATTTACCTATTCTGGCAACTTGTGGTATAGAAAACGATGTGAAAATCTGGGCTCCCCTAGCAAGTGACCTTCCACCAATTCCTGTGAACGCGAAAGAG ATAATTGAGGCAAACCGGAAGGGCAGAGAAGACCAGACACGGGGAACCCTTCCTCCTGCTGTTATTATGCATGCTCTTCGCCTGCAGAGGCGGCAGACATTGGCCTACATTGAAAGAAGATATAACAGAGATGACATTATGAGTGATGATGAAGATTCAGAGGACTACATTCTAGGATTATCAGATGATGTCTCTTCTGAAGAAGATTCTACTGCAAATTCAAGAGATTGCAACATTAGCTAA